From a region of the Alnus glutinosa chromosome 1, dhAlnGlut1.1, whole genome shotgun sequence genome:
- the LOC133864176 gene encoding uncharacterized protein LOC133864176 — MDSIILLVLAFLFTHPLSLIAQPTTPVSHINVVGVVYCDICSSNTLSRHSYFLPGADVQIQCKFNAQSPKTTEQILFSVNRTTDKHGVYKLEIPTVDGVDCVEGLAVTSLCQASLIGSSSSACNVPASKVTSNVITVKFKQDKLCIYNLNALSYKPSKKNATLCGNQEELLSSLNSSKCFLPYFPPSVFPWPPLPKLPFPPLPPLPPLPPFPSLPFPPLPPFPSLPFPPLPPFPSFPFPPLPFPNPPSLPFPFPQLPPFPPTPSLLSPPPPPAFNLRDPRTWIPNIPSFSPPPPPAFDLRDPRTWIPYIPPSPPNSPQTQNP, encoded by the exons ATGGATTCTATAATTCTCCTTGTTCTTGCATTTCTCTTCACTCATCCACTTTCTCTCATAGCTCAACCAACAACTCCGGTCTCCCACATCAACGTAGTGGGTGTTGTTTATTGTGATATCTGCTCCAGCAACACTTTATCTAGACACAGCTACTTCTTGCCAG GTGCGGATGTTCAAATCCAATGCAAATTCAATGCACAATCACCAAAAACCACGGAACAGATCTTGTTTTCAGTCAACAGAACCACGGATAAACATGGAGTATATAAGCTAGAAATACCGACTGTTGATGGGGTTGACTGCGTAGAAGGTTTAGCAGTGACATCACTGTGCCAGGCAAGCTTAATAGGGAGCTCATCTTCAGCCTGCAACGTCCCTGCTTCAAAGGTCACATCAAATGTGATCACAGTCAAGTTTAAGCAAGATAAGCTCTGTATATACAATTTGAATGCACTGAGTTACAAGCCATCTAAGAAGAATGCCACCTTATGTGGAAATCAGGAGGAATTGCTAAGCTCTTTGAACTCCTCAAAGTGCTTTCTTCCTTACTTCCCACCATCTGTATTCCCTTGGCCCCCTTTACCTAAATTACCCTTCCCTCCTTTGCCACCCCTCCCTCCACTGCCACCTTTCCCATCACTACCCTTCCCTCCACTGCCACCTTTCCCATCACTGCCCTTCCCTCCACTGCCACCTTTTCCATCTTTTCCCTTCCCTCCACTACCATTTCCAAACCCACCATCTTTGCCCTTTCCATTCCCGCAACTCCCTCCTTTTCCTCCTACTCCATCTCTTCTTTCCCCACCCCCTCCACCTGCATTTAATCTAAGAGACCCAAGAACTTGGATACCCAATATCCCTTCATTCtctcctcctccaccaccagCATTTGATCTTAGAGACCCAAGAACTTGGATACCATACATCcccccatcccctcctaatagCCCACAAACCCAAAATCCATAG
- the LOC133858579 gene encoding glutaredoxin-C1-like, giving the protein MHYQAAEYSWGYYMPSVRSIASDPLERVLRVASESAVVIFSVSSCCMCHAVKRLFCGMGVNPTVYELDQDPRGKEIERALMRLLGNSPGTVPVVFIGGKLIGAMDRVMASHINGTLVPLLKEAGALWL; this is encoded by the coding sequence ATGCATTACCAGGCTGCTGAGTACTCGTGGGGTTACTATATGCCTTCGGTGAGGAGCATAGCGTCAGACCCATTGGAGCGGGTGTTGAGGGTGGCGTCGGAGAGCGCGGTGGTGATTTTCAGCGTCAGCAGCTGTTGCATGTGCCACGCGGTGAAGAGGCTCTTCTGTGGGATGGGCGTGAACCCAACGGTGTACGAGCTGGACCAGGACCCAAGAGGCAAAGAGATTGAGAGGGCATTGATGAGGCTGCTTGGGAACTCGCCCGGCACTGTGCCGGTGGTTTTCATCGGAGGGAAGCTAATTGGTGCCATGGACCGAGTCATGGCGTCCCACATTAACGGGACCCTTGTCCCACTTCTCAAGGAGGCTGGAGCCCTGTGGCTCTGA
- the LOC133858363 gene encoding protein MICRORCHIDIA 4-like, translated as MQPNGLLVQGCKQFWKAGDYEISDRGDAASTCAGIDHVRVHPKFLHSNATSHKWALGAFAELLDNSLDEEPKLVCNGATYIYVDVLKNQKDGSKMLQVEDNGGGMTPDKMRQCMSLGYSAKSKMANTIGQYGNGFKTSTMRLGADVIVFSRCQGNGGQSLTQSIGMLSYTFLRGTGKEDVVVPMIDFEKRGTEWNKMTRSSLHDWNRNLATIVKWSPYASEEDLLKQFNSLKDHGTRIIIYNLWEDDEGNLELDFDINQHDIQLRGVNRDEKSIEMSKRYPNSRHFLTYRHSLRSYASILYLRLPPNFRIILRGEDVQHHNIVSDMMLAKEITYKPLHLQKDSNMVALGTIGFVKDAKSHIDIQGFNIYHKNRLIKPFWRVWNPAGSDGRGVIGVLEANFVEPAHDKQGFERTIVLSRLEQRLIKIQRKYWCANCQEIGYAARRLSGVSPDKESLASCKEKCNSRTNQNGSGSPTGGSKPKSTVKSNKRPRPVDSASEDESFHDTSPSRESDQDPTSNSKIAATIPDRQVSSDDHSNSLTKSKEENGNSRKSLKELGSLHQMTELLNDLQDERERRKSLELQLQEEQSKIEELDQEQITLIDMISEERGRRDAVEKNLRKSLKDASETISELLEKVKELEGKKG; from the exons ATGCAACCAAACGGTCTCCTTGTTCAAGGTTGCAAGCAGTTTTGGAAAGCAGGGGATTACGAGATCAGCGACCGAGGCGATGCTGCTTCGACTtgtg ctGGCATAGATCATGTCAGGGTCCATCCTAAATTTCTACATTCAAATGCGACCAGCCATAAATGGGCTCTGGGAG CTTTTGCAGAACTGCTAGACAACTCTTTGGATGAGGAACCTAAACTC GTCTGTAATGGAGCCACATATATTTATGTAGATGTTCTTAAAAACCAGAAAGATGGAAGTAAAATGTTGCAAGTTGAAG ATAATGGTGGTGGAATGACTCCTGATAAGATGAGGCAGTGCATGTCTCTTGGCTATTCTGCAAAAAGCAAAATGGCCAACACCATTGGTCAAT ATGGAAATGGGTTCAAGACAAGTACAATGAGGCTAGGAGCAGATGTTATCGTGTTTTCACGTTGTCAAGGGAATGGTGGACAAAG CCTCACACAAAGCATCGGAATGCTATCCTACACATTTCTGAGGGGTACCGGAAAGGAAGATGTTGTGGTTCCCATG ATTGACTTTGAGAAAAGAGGAACAGAGTGGAACAAGATGACGCGATCTTCTCTGCATGACTGGAATAGAAATTTAGCAACCATAGTGAAGTGGTCACCTTATGCAAGTGAAGAAGATCTTCTTAAGCAG TTCAACTCCCTGAAAGATCATGGGACACGAATAATTATATACAACCTTTGGGAGGATGATGAAGGAAATCTTGAACTTGATTTTGACATCAATCAACAT GACATTCAACTTAGAGGAGTCAACCGAGATGAGAAGAGCATAGAAATGTCAAAACGATATCCCAACTCTAGACACTTCTTAACTTATCGACACTCATTAAGG AGTTACGCATCAATTCTCTATCTCAGACTTCCACCGAACTTCAGAATTATTTTGCGTGGGGAAGATGTTCAACATCATAACATAGTGAGTGACATGATGTTAGCAAAGGAGATAACATACAAACCCCTGCATCTTCAAAAAGATTCAAAt ATGGTTGCCCTCGGGACAATTGGGTTTGTAAAGGATGCCAAATCTCATATTGATATTCAGGGGTTCAATATTTATCATAAAAATCGATTAATTAag CCATTCTGGAGGGTCTGGAATCCTGCGGGCAGTGATGGTCGCGGAGTTATTG GTGTATTGGAAGCTAATTTTGTTGAACCAGCTCATGACAAACAGGGCTTTGAGCGTACAATAGTGCTTTCGAGACTCGAGCAGAGATTAATTAAAATCCAAAGGAAATACTG GTGCGCAAACTGCCAGGAAATTGGTTATGCTGCAAGGCGACTTTCAGGTGTTTCTCCAGACAAAGAATCTTTAGCATCTTGCAAAGAGAAATGTAATTCCCGCACAAATCAGAATGGAAGTGGTTCGCCAACTGGGGGTTCTAAACCAAAGTCCACTGTGAAATCTAATAAAAGACCACGTCCTGTAGACTCTGCAAGCGAAGATGAAAGTTTTCATGACACATCGCCTTCTCGTGAATCTGACCAAGACCCCACATCAAATTCAAAG ATAGCTGCCACAATCCCAGACCGACAAGTATCCTCTGATGATCATTCAAATAGTCTAACCAAATCAAAAGAAGAGAATGGCAATTCAAGGAAAAG TTTGAAGGAGCTAGGCAGTCTACATCAGATGACTGAACTGCTAAATGATTTACAGGATGAAAGAGAGAGGCGTAAATCACTTGAACTTCAA CTTCAAGAGGAACAAAGTAAAATAGAAGAGCTGGACCAAGAGCAAATAACTCTGATTGATATGATCTCGGAAGAAAGGGGCCGGAGAGATGCGGTGGAGAAGAATTTGAGGAAGAGTTTAAAG GATGCATCTGAGACCATTTCTGAGCTGCTTGAGAAGGTCAAGGAGCTAGAAGGCAAGAAGGGTTGA
- the LOC133864167 gene encoding exocyst complex component EXO70C1, with translation MEKNPHPDQNDIVSSPRDNSETVDAKSDGQRQHEQQKEETEVDQEDPPPSDPELSLTQILDEVDRFLEILPNAQEGKSDPPDQVPNSVELLSKMVESMIDAYNACKAKFGRDPEDDAAFLEAVNRISKLSNGLDEFPSNSALSSSLNRASSVLQRAMSFLEDELRVLLHEDQPKPINIVSDHKSQKPSKQSSFDFNHEHDRCLLPDPIEQNKDEEEFPGFSQEAISNINKIASAMIFAGYESECCMVYGILRRSAFKGALNKLGYEYLSIDDVQRMQWESLEGEIALWINVVKQCSTNLFSGEQNLCDSVFSDHPSVSQTLFIDLARPVVIQLLDFAEALVLTKRSAEKLFKFLDMYESLRDLFRAMHGGPYPEELISEASEAKTRLGEAAMSIFCDLENSIKSDHGRTPVPSGAVHPLTRYVMNYLKYACEYKETLEQVFQQHLKIDKGVAETDDGSTPKTSPFSVQLLTIMDLLDANLDMKSKLYKDNALCYVFLMNNGRYILQKIKGSTEIHELMGDTWCRKRSSLMRQYHKNYQREAWSKVLQCLNHEGLQASGHGKVSKPVLKERFKNFNAMFDEIHKTQTTWVVSDEQLQSELRVSISAIMIPAYRAFLGRFQQYLAPGRQSEKYIKYQPDDIETLIDELFDGNPTSMARRRT, from the coding sequence ATGGAGAAAAATCCACATCCTGATCAGAACGACATTGTGTCTTCACCCAGAGATAATTCAGAGACCGTTGATGCCAAATCGGACGGTCAACGACAACATGAGCAGCAAAAGGAAGAAACAGAGGTTGATCAGGAAGACCCACCACCCTCCGATCCCGAGCTGAGCCTCACACAGATTCTGGACGAGGTTGATCGGTTCCTGGAGATCCTACCCAATGCCCAGGAAGGCAAATCGGATCCACCAGATCAAGTTCCCAACTCTGTGGAGTTATTGTCGAAAATGGTTGAGTCCATGATCGACGCGTACAATGCATGCAAAGCGAAGTTTGGTCGAGACCCTGAAGACGACGCGGCGTTTCTCGAAGCTGTGAATCGGATTTCGAAGCTGTCGAATGGGTTGGATGAGTTCCCATCAAACTCGGCATTATCATCTTCTCTGAACCGAGCAAGCTCCGTGCTACAACGAGCTATGTCGTTTTTGGAGGACGAGTTGCGAGTCCTTCTTCATGAAGATCAACCCAAACCCATCAACATTGTTTCAGATCACAAATCTCAGAAGCCATCGAAGCAGTCCTCGTTCGATTTCAATCACGAGCACGACCGTTGCCTCCTACCCGACCCGATCGAACAAaacaaagatgaagaagaattcCCAGGATTTTCCCAAGAAGCCATTTCCAACATCAACAAGATTGCGTCGGCGATGATCTTCGCGGGCTACGAGAGCGAGTGTTGCATGGTTTATGGCATCTTAAGGCGAAGCGCGTTCAAAGGGGCGTTGAACAAGCTAGGCTACGAGTATTTAAGCATCGACGACGTGCAGAGAATGCAATGGGAGTCTTTGGAAGGAGAAATCGCCTTGTGGATCAACGTCGTCAAGCAGTGCTCCACCAACCTCTTCTCCGGCGAACAGAACCTCTGCGACTCCGTTTTCTCCGACCATCCCTCCGTGTCTCAAACACTATTCATTGACCTCGCACGCCCCGTCGTTATACAGCTTCTCGATTTTGCAGAAGCGTTGGTGTTGACGAAGCGGTCGGCTGAGAAGTTGTTCAAGTTTCTCGACATGTACGAGTCTCTGCGCGATCTGTTTCGGGCCATGCACGGCGGTCCGTACCCGGAGGAACTGATATCCGAGGCATCGGAAGCCAAGACCCGGCTCGGCGAAGCCGCAATGAGCATTTTCTGTGACCTCGAGAATTCTATCAAGAGCGACCATGGGAGGACACCTGTGCCTAGTGGCGCTGTGCACCCATTGACGCGCTACGTCATGAACTACCTAAAATACGCCTGTGAATACAAGGAAACCTTAGAGCAGGTCTTTCAGCAACACCTAAAGATCGACAAGGGTGTTGCTGAGACCGATGATGGGTCGACACCCAAAACGTCGCCGTTCTCGGTACAGTTGTTGACGATCATGGACCTCTTGGACGCGAACCTTGACATGAAGTCGAAGCTGTACAAAGACAACGCGTTGTGCTACGTTTTCTTGATGAACAACGGGAGGTACATCCTGCAGAAGATCAAAGGGTCCACGGAGATCCACGAGTTAATGGGCGACACGTGGTGCCGAAAGCGGTCGTCGTTGATGAGGCAGTATCACAAGAACTACCAGAGAGAGGCATGGAGTAAGGTGTTGCAGTGTCTGAACCACGAGGGTCTTCAGGCGAGTGGCCATGGGAAGGTGTCGAAGCCAGTGTTGAAGGAGCGGTTCAAGAACTTCAACGCCATGTTCGATGAGATTCACAAGACCCAGACCACGTGGGTGGTCAGCGACGAGCAGCTTCAGTCGGAGCTCCGGGTTTCGATCTCGGCGATCATGATTCCGGCTTACCGGGCTTTCTTAGGGAGGTTCCAGCAATACTTGGCTCCGGGTAGACAATCGGAGAAGTATATCAAATACCAGCCAGATGATATTGAGACTTTGATTGATGAACTGTTTGATGGAAATCCAACGTCTATGGCAAGGAGGAGAACATAA